A region of Methanocorpusculum labreanum Z DNA encodes the following proteins:
- a CDS encoding DUF7524 family protein — MPIVEVQLNRLGINSLEVSTDSVEVSAGTALHIRIVNFGAPTHATLRTEGSAYTSFTYENLYVEAESEIKVDILPSANPGSFEMQVISGYGMRRSGFTVNVILPELEEKKEPVAAEPVQQKNKPAPLTKIGWSVILINFIAPILGFIVLIFWILAPDAVNNTVMAVILYIIMLAGIIITWRSVQ; from the coding sequence ATGCCAATCGTTGAAGTCCAGCTGAATCGTCTTGGAATAAACTCACTCGAGGTCTCGACCGACTCCGTTGAGGTCAGTGCAGGCACGGCCCTCCATATAAGGATCGTGAACTTCGGTGCACCCACACACGCGACACTGAGGACCGAAGGATCGGCATACACCAGTTTCACGTATGAAAACCTCTACGTCGAGGCCGAGTCGGAAATCAAAGTCGACATCCTGCCTTCAGCAAACCCCGGCAGTTTCGAGATGCAGGTCATCTCCGGATACGGCATGCGGCGTTCCGGCTTCACCGTGAATGTGATCCTTCCCGAACTCGAAGAGAAAAAGGAGCCGGTCGCAGCTGAGCCAGTACAGCAGAAAAACAAACCCGCTCCTCTCACAAAGATCGGATGGAGTGTGATTCTGATCAACTTCATCGCCCCGATCCTCGGCTTCATCGTACTCATCTTCTGGATACTAGCTCCCGACGCAGTCAATAACACCGTCATGGCAGTGATTCTCTATATTATCATGCTCGCCGGAATCATCATTACATGGCGATCGGTGCAGTAA
- a CDS encoding adenylosuccinate synthetase gives MPSTIIVGGFFGDEGKGKIVAHIAQKDQATIIARGGVGPNAGHTINVQNEKYVVRMIPSGFLYPKAELMIGSGVLVDPRVFAHELDILKCAGRTRIDSRCGIIEEEHILLDKKDPHLSKTVGSTGSGCGPANSDRVMRKGRLARDVPELAPYITDVAQNVNDAIEKGDSILIEGTQGFGISLYYGNYPFVTSKDTSASQMAADVGVGPTNIDDVVVVFKAFPTRVGEGPFPTELTHDESIALGIQEFGAVTHRERRIGMWDGKMARYSAMINGCTTIAITGIDHIDESVYGATDYAKLTPKALAFIDQIEADTGKPVGIISTGPDQSHIIDIRSEL, from the coding sequence ATGCCAAGTACGATCATAGTCGGCGGCTTTTTTGGCGACGAAGGGAAAGGGAAAATCGTCGCCCACATTGCGCAAAAAGACCAAGCAACCATCATTGCCCGCGGCGGGGTCGGACCGAACGCAGGCCACACCATAAACGTGCAAAATGAAAAGTACGTTGTCCGCATGATTCCTTCAGGATTCCTCTATCCAAAAGCGGAACTCATGATCGGCAGCGGCGTACTGGTTGACCCGAGAGTATTTGCTCACGAACTTGACATCCTGAAGTGTGCCGGCAGGACCAGGATCGACAGCCGATGCGGAATCATCGAAGAAGAACACATCCTTCTCGACAAAAAAGACCCACACCTGTCAAAAACAGTCGGTTCAACCGGCTCAGGGTGCGGGCCTGCTAACTCAGACCGTGTCATGAGAAAAGGCAGACTTGCACGGGATGTCCCCGAACTCGCACCCTACATAACAGACGTCGCCCAAAACGTCAACGACGCGATTGAAAAAGGCGACTCCATCCTTATCGAAGGAACGCAAGGGTTCGGCATCTCCCTTTACTATGGAAACTATCCCTTTGTCACCAGCAAAGACACTTCGGCATCCCAGATGGCTGCTGATGTCGGTGTCGGACCCACCAACATCGATGACGTCGTCGTTGTCTTCAAAGCGTTTCCAACACGAGTCGGCGAAGGACCCTTCCCAACCGAACTTACCCATGACGAATCCATCGCCCTTGGAATCCAGGAATTCGGCGCCGTTACCCACAGAGAACGCCGTATTGGTATGTGGGATGGAAAAATGGCCCGCTATTCTGCCATGATCAACGGCTGCACGACGATCGCAATAACCGGCATCGACCACATCGACGAATCGGTCTACGGAGCAACCGACTACGCAAAACTCACCCCGAAAGCACTGGCGTTCATCGACCAGATCGAAGCCGACACGGGAAAACCAGTAGGCATCATTTCCACCGGCCCGGACCAGTCGCATATCATCGACATCAGATCAGAGCTCTAA
- a CDS encoding aconitase X, with product MELDKYDQALLNGEYGETKQKMMEILLALGKIYEAEKFIEVKSVQVSGASFKTIGDAGLSWLNTLSGKAVVPSFLNPIGMPRDEWQNLGIPDDFAKKQLEVNAAYTRLGIRPTCTCTPYYFNIIERGDHLAWSESSAVSYVNSVLGARTNREGGPSALASALTGKTPYYGLHIVRNRIPQIEFHIDDPAATKSWTNAHYGALGIIAGAISGNRIPFFTELRPNRDMLKSLGAAMAASGAVALYHVNEITPETRFPFFKKHIEEDDREVVEIEVSEIDELFGSLEADVVALGCPHVSEEELEELAFLLENRRVVMPFYIFAAEEMKAKHPDLCAKIQNSGAKIVPDTCMVVSPLMDRAGVVMTNSGKAFTYLPGMCKATPLLGTLEDCVRAGCGE from the coding sequence ATGGAACTAGACAAATATGATCAGGCGCTGCTGAACGGAGAATACGGCGAAACCAAACAAAAAATGATGGAGATCCTCCTCGCTCTCGGAAAAATCTACGAGGCGGAGAAGTTCATCGAAGTTAAAAGCGTTCAGGTATCCGGCGCCTCGTTTAAAACGATCGGGGACGCGGGGCTCTCATGGCTCAACACCCTGTCTGGAAAAGCGGTTGTCCCGTCATTTTTAAACCCGATCGGCATGCCGCGTGACGAATGGCAGAATCTTGGCATCCCGGACGATTTTGCGAAAAAACAGCTGGAGGTCAACGCCGCATATACCCGGCTCGGGATCCGGCCGACCTGCACCTGCACGCCGTACTACTTCAACATCATCGAACGGGGAGACCATCTCGCATGGTCGGAGTCCTCGGCGGTCAGCTACGTGAACTCCGTTCTCGGAGCAAGAACAAACCGTGAAGGAGGGCCTTCGGCTCTCGCGTCTGCCCTTACCGGAAAGACCCCATATTACGGTCTGCACATCGTCAGGAACCGAATCCCGCAGATCGAGTTCCACATCGACGATCCGGCGGCGACGAAATCCTGGACCAATGCCCATTACGGGGCTCTCGGGATCATCGCCGGAGCAATCTCCGGAAACAGGATCCCGTTTTTCACCGAGCTTCGTCCCAACCGTGATATGCTCAAAAGTCTGGGAGCCGCCATGGCCGCAAGCGGAGCAGTCGCTTTGTACCATGTAAACGAGATCACCCCGGAGACCCGGTTCCCCTTCTTCAAAAAACATATCGAAGAGGATGACCGCGAAGTCGTCGAGATCGAAGTGTCCGAGATCGACGAGCTGTTCGGCAGTCTGGAAGCAGATGTCGTAGCTCTTGGATGTCCCCATGTCTCCGAGGAAGAGTTGGAAGAACTGGCCTTCCTTCTGGAAAACAGACGGGTCGTGATGCCGTTCTACATCTTCGCTGCAGAGGAGATGAAAGCAAAACACCCGGATCTTTGTGCAAAGATCCAAAACAGCGGCGCAAAAATCGTACCCGACACCTGCATGGTCGTCTCGCCGCTGATGGACAGAGCCGGAGTCGTCATGACGAACTCCGGAAAAGCATTCACGTATCTCCCGGGAATGTGCAAAGCGACGCCGCTTTTAGGCACTCTCGAGGATTGTGTCCGTGCAGGATGTGGTGAATAA
- a CDS encoding site-2 protease family protein, whose protein sequence is MSLLDKISPFERKDLLIAWLVLGVAFTLGINGGFALLTDYQNITVEGLLITFLVSLIAVGLSFVLHELAHKFTAMRFGYWAEFRKSTQMLIIAVVVAAITGIVFAAPGATLINTAGREMTKKENGLISIAGPLTNLVLIIPFIIIMIIGFMMSPSTGIVLFTLPGFLFYLGLIGFQVNAMLAFFNMLPVGPLDGKKIMKWNPVVFGVVIAVSLVLLYLALVPTVILSLFV, encoded by the coding sequence ATGAGTCTCTTAGATAAAATCTCCCCGTTTGAAAGAAAAGATCTTCTGATCGCCTGGCTTGTCCTCGGTGTTGCCTTTACGTTAGGCATCAACGGCGGATTTGCATTACTTACCGACTATCAAAATATAACCGTAGAAGGACTTCTGATAACCTTCCTCGTATCGCTGATCGCGGTCGGACTTTCCTTCGTGCTTCACGAACTTGCCCACAAATTCACCGCCATGAGGTTCGGTTACTGGGCAGAATTCAGAAAAAGCACGCAGATGCTGATCATCGCCGTTGTCGTTGCGGCCATCACGGGAATCGTATTTGCCGCACCCGGAGCAACACTCATCAACACGGCCGGTCGCGAGATGACCAAAAAAGAGAACGGACTCATCTCCATCGCCGGACCTCTGACGAATCTGGTCCTGATCATCCCGTTTATCATCATCATGATCATCGGATTCATGATGTCGCCTTCGACAGGAATCGTCCTCTTCACTCTCCCGGGATTTTTGTTCTATCTGGGATTGATCGGCTTCCAGGTCAATGCGATGCTAGCATTCTTCAACATGCTGCCGGTCGGGCCGCTTGACGGAAAAAAGATTATGAAATGGAACCCAGTCGTCTTCGGCGTTGTTATCGCCGTATCGCTTGTTCTGCTCTATCTCGCACTCGTGCCGACCGTGATTCTCTCGCTTTTTGTCTAA
- a CDS encoding biotin--[acetyl-CoA-carboxylase] ligase, with protein MTTKTLVLGILEKNPGAYVSGEYIASELSVSRTAVWKAIRTLQSEGYNITAVSNKGYLLENSDVLSAEGIRSRLLPKYADTVVIVKTSTESTNIDAKVLAAAGAKHGTVILAEEQTAGRGRYGKSFYSPKGTGIYLSIIARLGISFSDAVMITTAAGVAVCRSIESVSDLDPKIKWVNDIFLNGKKICGIGTEAVSNIESGMLESVIVGVGVNFKTSEFPEDLKDIAGPLFPKDFPLTRNAFAAVLINHLLDMFAALPEKSFIGEYRERSLILGKEIMFLEKNVWHSAKAVDIDDKGGLVVEADGKIRTLTSGEVSVRI; from the coding sequence ATGACAACAAAAACCCTGGTGCTTGGCATCCTGGAAAAAAATCCCGGTGCGTATGTATCGGGGGAATACATCGCTTCCGAGCTTTCGGTCTCGAGAACTGCTGTATGGAAAGCGATTCGGACACTGCAGAGTGAAGGCTATAATATCACAGCAGTATCCAACAAAGGATATCTTCTGGAAAACTCAGATGTCCTCTCGGCTGAAGGCATTCGCTCCAGACTTCTGCCGAAGTATGCCGATACGGTCGTCATCGTCAAGACTTCGACTGAATCGACGAACATCGACGCAAAAGTTCTGGCCGCCGCCGGAGCAAAACACGGAACCGTGATCCTTGCAGAGGAGCAGACTGCCGGCAGAGGGAGATACGGAAAATCTTTTTACTCCCCCAAAGGCACAGGGATCTATCTGAGTATCATCGCCCGGCTTGGGATCTCCTTTTCGGACGCGGTAATGATCACGACTGCGGCGGGCGTTGCCGTCTGCAGATCGATCGAATCCGTTTCCGATCTTGATCCGAAAATCAAATGGGTCAACGATATATTTTTGAACGGGAAAAAGATCTGCGGGATCGGGACCGAGGCGGTCAGCAATATCGAATCGGGAATGCTCGAGTCGGTGATCGTCGGAGTCGGTGTGAACTTCAAAACCTCAGAGTTCCCGGAGGATCTAAAAGATATCGCGGGTCCGCTGTTTCCAAAGGATTTCCCGCTCACGAGAAATGCGTTTGCCGCAGTTTTGATCAATCATCTGCTGGATATGTTTGCCGCTCTTCCTGAGAAGAGTTTCATCGGGGAGTACCGTGAGAGATCTCTTATTCTTGGAAAAGAGATCATGTTTCTCGAGAAAAATGTCTGGCACTCTGCAAAAGCAGTTGACATCGACGACAAAGGCGGGCTGGTTGTCGAAGCCGACGGAAAAATCAGGACACTGACCTCGGGTGAGGTCAGCGTTCGCATTTAG
- a CDS encoding UbiX family flavin prenyltransferase — MKRIVVGVTGASGILYAKRLLEALKQTKAEVFLIISDTARTVAKLEEVDLSGYPVHYEENFDLEAGIASGSFQFDAMVIVPCSMKSLAQIANGYSTTLIARAADVCLKERRPLILVPRETPYSRVHLVNMLAAHDAGALILPASPPLYTHPNTLDELADMIAARILDHFGIEHTIGTRWKE; from the coding sequence ATGAAGAGGATCGTCGTCGGGGTGACCGGAGCATCCGGGATACTGTATGCAAAACGGTTACTTGAGGCGCTCAAACAGACAAAAGCCGAAGTTTTTCTCATCATCTCGGATACCGCACGGACCGTCGCCAAACTCGAAGAGGTCGATCTCTCCGGCTACCCGGTACATTATGAAGAGAATTTCGATCTGGAAGCGGGAATCGCCAGCGGATCGTTTCAGTTTGATGCAATGGTGATCGTTCCCTGCAGTATGAAAAGCCTTGCCCAGATTGCAAATGGATACTCGACCACATTGATCGCGAGAGCCGCCGATGTCTGTCTCAAAGAAAGAAGACCGCTCATTCTCGTCCCTCGGGAGACGCCGTATTCGCGGGTTCATCTCGTCAACATGCTCGCGGCCCACGATGCCGGAGCCCTGATCCTGCCTGCGTCCCCGCCGCTGTATACCCATCCGAATACTCTGGACGAGCTTGCAGATATGATCGCCGCACGGATTCTTGATCACTTCGGGATCGAACATACCATTGGAACTCGGTGGAAAGAATGA
- a CDS encoding type IV pilin has protein sequence MILPGSQKNDAVSPVIGTIFLIALTIVLIGVVGAAMMSYGLPEPAPILGISIGQQGNIITVTHLNGDVLPAGSYKIFIGSVDKTAAFGGNVDFGPGITLSWDSGTEAVDTVSVVYTSDKGVSTLLAEKKIGKAGSGGGGSGSGGGGSGIASFEDTYTIITKVDWQTFLDNVNASISGLSLGHGIVYVDNGEYWVSLDNKRVSKAEAATNPSIQEYMDIYRDNRLVMIDLSKKMYTEDDMDPTDFSKPWKSTPYPTIGSLYEYGGALYMDAIVVSNIIKPSRDPSTADWIQIADVK, from the coding sequence ATGATACTTCCTGGTTCGCAGAAGAATGATGCCGTCTCTCCTGTCATCGGGACGATTTTTCTCATAGCCCTCACAATCGTTCTTATCGGCGTTGTGGGAGCGGCAATGATGAGTTACGGCCTGCCGGAACCAGCACCAATTCTTGGAATATCAATAGGTCAGCAGGGAAATATCATTACGGTTACTCATCTGAACGGAGACGTTCTCCCGGCAGGCAGCTATAAGATCTTCATTGGGAGTGTGGATAAAACAGCCGCGTTCGGCGGGAACGTGGATTTTGGTCCGGGTATAACACTTAGCTGGGATTCAGGAACGGAGGCAGTCGATACGGTGTCGGTAGTATATACGAGTGATAAAGGAGTTTCGACGCTTCTGGCAGAGAAAAAGATCGGGAAAGCGGGAAGCGGAGGAGGGGGTAGTGGTAGCGGAGGGGGAGGCAGCGGGATTGCTTCATTCGAAGATACCTATACGATTATTACGAAAGTAGACTGGCAGACATTTCTTGATAACGTAAATGCAAGCATAAGCGGCCTTTCATTGGGTCACGGCATTGTGTATGTTGATAACGGTGAATACTGGGTTTCTCTTGATAACAAGCGTGTGTCTAAAGCAGAGGCTGCGACGAATCCATCTATCCAGGAATATATGGACATCTATCGTGACAACAGATTGGTAATGATCGATCTGTCGAAAAAGATGTACACGGAGGACGATATGGATCCAACGGATTTTAGCAAACCATGGAAATCAACGCCCTATCCAACAATCGGCTCTCTATACGAATATGGAGGAGCGTTATATATGGATGCAATTGTTGTTTCCAACATAATTAAACCATCACGTGATCCAAGTACAGCTGATTGGATTCAAATTGCAGATGTAAAATAA
- a CDS encoding UbiD family decarboxylase encodes MREFILQMKKAGLVEEIKDPVSSIYEAPKLAFRTNKMLEFSNMDGHRCVMNTIFDRDSLSVALNIPKERLVKTLAACTYAGKTRDAGTLQFEKADLSKIPIMKHFPKDAGKYLTSGIVFSEWNGVTNASIHRLQVLDETHLIGRIVEGRHTYKLMKQAFSKGEKLPIAIVIGPHPAVTFAASTRVPEGKEMNYAAEILGKELDLFTCPNGIQVPDAEIILYGYLTPDLHEEGPFVDISGTYDPVRMQPVLEIVGMHTKPDFIYHGIVPAGAEHKMLMGAPYEPRIYQAVSGVTNVKDVYLTPGGAGYFHAVIQIKKMTDGDGKNAIMAAFAAHTSLKHVVIVDEDINIYDPSDVEFAIATRVRADTDVMIISGVRGSSLDPCRIGDGMNVKAGVDATIPLGLEDEFIRAEWD; translated from the coding sequence ATGAGAGAATTTATTTTGCAGATGAAAAAAGCAGGGCTTGTCGAAGAGATCAAAGACCCGGTCTCTTCCATCTACGAAGCCCCGAAGCTTGCCTTCCGGACAAATAAGATGCTGGAGTTTTCGAATATGGATGGTCACCGCTGTGTGATGAACACCATCTTCGACCGGGATTCGCTCTCGGTAGCATTGAATATTCCAAAGGAGAGGCTCGTAAAAACACTCGCCGCCTGCACCTACGCGGGAAAAACCCGGGATGCGGGTACTCTTCAGTTCGAAAAGGCCGACCTCTCAAAGATCCCGATCATGAAGCATTTCCCAAAGGATGCAGGAAAATATCTGACCTCGGGGATCGTGTTTTCAGAATGGAACGGGGTCACCAACGCCTCGATCCACCGCCTGCAGGTCCTGGATGAAACCCATCTGATCGGCAGGATCGTCGAAGGACGCCACACCTACAAACTGATGAAGCAGGCTTTTTCAAAAGGAGAAAAACTGCCGATCGCAATAGTGATCGGACCCCACCCCGCCGTAACCTTTGCCGCATCCACCCGCGTTCCCGAGGGAAAAGAGATGAACTATGCGGCCGAGATCCTCGGAAAAGAGCTGGATCTATTCACCTGTCCAAACGGAATCCAGGTTCCCGATGCAGAAATCATTCTTTACGGCTATCTGACGCCTGACCTCCATGAAGAAGGGCCGTTCGTCGACATCAGCGGGACCTACGATCCCGTTAGGATGCAGCCCGTGCTTGAGATCGTCGGCATGCACACAAAGCCCGATTTCATCTATCACGGGATTGTTCCTGCCGGCGCAGAACACAAAATGCTCATGGGAGCTCCCTATGAACCGAGGATCTATCAGGCAGTTTCGGGCGTCACGAACGTAAAAGACGTTTACCTGACACCGGGAGGAGCAGGATACTTCCATGCGGTCATCCAGATCAAAAAGATGACCGACGGGGACGGGAAAAATGCCATCATGGCAGCATTCGCCGCCCACACCTCACTCAAACATGTCGTGATCGTCGATGAAGACATCAACATCTACGACCCCTCGGATGTGGAGTTCGCGATCGCAACCCGCGTCCGGGCAGATACGGATGTCATGATTATTTCGGGTGTCAGGGGATCCTCCCTTGATCCCTGCAGGATCGGAGACGGCATGAATGTGAAGGCAGGGGTGGATGCGACCATTCCGCTCGGTTTGGAAGATGAGTTTATCCGTGCTGAATGGGATTGA
- the cbiB gene encoding adenosylcobinamide-phosphate synthase CbiB translates to MAIGAVTLFFGLVIDRLIGDPRSNFHPVALIGRFIGLWGRTNYYPKRTERFVGICGWLLTVSIVILPCLLILLYTPWYISLPFSTLALAFCIGWRSLEEHVGAVEKALEQGEEEGRKAVQYLVSRDTKNLTFEQIRSGAYESAAENLVDSIIAPIFWFVVFELLFGMGIVGAVLFRSANTMDAMLGYKDDRIRLGWFPARMDDILAYIPARITGAVLLLIFLLKGRIKQAWYIFKHDRKSRPGFNGGIPMSLIAGGCGVMFEKPGVYQIGYPEQTLEEGGKTIIKTIRWCTVICAAIGMLLLILI, encoded by the coding sequence ATGGCGATCGGTGCAGTAACTCTTTTTTTCGGACTGGTCATCGACCGTCTGATCGGTGATCCGCGTTCTAATTTTCATCCGGTAGCGCTGATTGGGAGATTCATCGGTCTATGGGGACGAACGAATTATTATCCCAAACGAACCGAACGATTCGTGGGAATCTGCGGCTGGCTGCTGACCGTAAGTATCGTGATCCTGCCGTGTCTCCTCATTCTGCTCTACACGCCGTGGTATATTTCCCTCCCGTTCTCCACACTCGCCCTTGCATTCTGCATCGGATGGCGCTCCTTGGAAGAACATGTCGGAGCCGTCGAAAAGGCTCTGGAACAGGGTGAAGAAGAGGGGAGAAAAGCCGTCCAGTATCTCGTAAGCAGGGACACAAAGAATCTGACCTTCGAACAAATCAGATCGGGAGCGTATGAATCCGCAGCAGAAAACCTGGTCGACAGCATTATCGCACCGATCTTCTGGTTCGTGGTTTTTGAACTCCTCTTCGGCATGGGGATCGTCGGGGCAGTATTGTTTCGATCGGCAAACACCATGGATGCCATGCTCGGCTACAAAGACGACCGAATCCGCCTTGGCTGGTTCCCTGCGAGAATGGACGATATCCTCGCGTATATCCCGGCACGGATTACCGGAGCAGTTTTGCTTCTCATCTTCCTTTTGAAAGGGAGAATCAAACAGGCATGGTACATCTTCAAACACGACCGGAAATCACGGCCGGGTTTCAACGGCGGTATTCCCATGAGTCTGATCGCCGGCGGCTGCGGGGTCATGTTCGAAAAACCCGGCGTCTATCAGATAGGATATCCCGAACAAACCCTTGAAGAGGGAGGGAAAACGATCATCAAAACGATTCGATGGTGTACGGTTATCTGTGCCGCAATCGGCATGCTCCTTCTTATTTTGATATAA
- a CDS encoding methytransferase partner Trm112 → MKRRILDIICCPVCKGKFMLTEMEGNDTEIMEGLLTCTACKRVYPISSGIANLLPEDQR, encoded by the coding sequence ATGAAAAGACGGATACTTGACATCATCTGCTGCCCCGTATGCAAGGGAAAGTTTATGCTTACAGAGATGGAGGGTAATGATACAGAAATAATGGAAGGACTCCTGACGTGTACTGCATGCAAACGGGTGTATCCGATCTCATCCGGGATCGCAAATCTCCTTCCGGAAGATCAGAGGTAA
- a CDS encoding HD domain-containing protein: MAKQIKDPVHGYIEVPTPLVPLLDTEVVQRLRYIKQLGFVYLVYPGANHTRFEHSLGAMHLASLLARQLDLSKDDTLLVCTAALLHDIGHGPFSHASEKLRAEYGPFSHDDIAPLLIMPEISDILDENGTDPHEIAGIVSGHHRLAEIIHGDLDVDRMDYLLRDAHYTGVPYGNLDAGRLIQSLVLTEDGLAIKESGIAAAESLLIARTLMGPSVYYHHVGRIAEQMFLLAGRSHFADEKPDAFMRMDDLAGTTLLMNSPSSVSKEMMHRIWRRDLYKRAVYTGREQLDMNRLSTLRPEEKDRMKRAIAETAGVPDEKIILDIPPIRKEMRMMVQVQNQHDLVAFEEIIPLLSMMNATRQDQWRLGVFAPADILEKVGDAAREVLSLRRATKQDKLPGTIV; encoded by the coding sequence ATGGCAAAGCAGATCAAAGACCCGGTCCACGGATACATCGAAGTTCCAACGCCTCTCGTCCCCCTTCTGGATACGGAAGTCGTTCAGCGGCTCAGATATATCAAACAGCTCGGATTCGTATATCTCGTGTATCCGGGAGCGAACCACACGCGTTTCGAACACTCGCTTGGAGCGATGCATCTCGCTTCTCTGCTTGCAAGGCAGCTCGATCTGAGTAAGGACGATACGCTTCTGGTCTGCACGGCCGCCCTTCTCCATGATATTGGACACGGACCGTTCTCCCATGCAAGCGAAAAACTCCGGGCTGAGTACGGGCCGTTCTCCCATGATGATATCGCACCGCTCCTGATAATGCCGGAGATCTCCGACATTCTGGATGAGAACGGCACGGATCCTCACGAAATCGCCGGGATCGTTTCAGGACATCACCGGCTCGCCGAGATCATACACGGCGATCTTGACGTTGACCGGATGGATTATCTTTTACGCGATGCACACTATACCGGAGTCCCATACGGAAATCTCGATGCCGGCCGGCTTATCCAGTCCCTTGTTTTGACGGAAGACGGACTTGCCATCAAAGAATCCGGCATCGCGGCGGCTGAATCACTTTTGATTGCGAGAACGCTCATGGGGCCTTCCGTCTATTATCATCACGTCGGCAGAATCGCAGAACAGATGTTTCTGCTTGCCGGAAGAAGTCATTTCGCCGACGAAAAACCGGATGCATTCATGAGAATGGACGACCTTGCAGGAACAACTCTTCTTATGAACTCGCCATCAAGCGTCTCCAAAGAGATGATGCACAGGATATGGAGAAGAGATCTCTACAAGCGGGCGGTCTACACCGGGCGCGAACAACTGGACATGAACCGGCTCTCGACCCTTAGACCGGAAGAGAAAGACCGGATGAAGCGGGCGATCGCCGAAACAGCAGGTGTCCCCGATGAAAAAATCATCCTCGACATACCCCCCATCCGAAAAGAGATGCGGATGATGGTCCAGGTACAAAACCAGCACGACCTTGTCGCTTTTGAAGAAATCATCCCGCTGTTATCCATGATGAATGCAACAAGGCAGGATCAGTGGCGTCTTGGTGTGTTTGCCCCGGCAGATATCCTTGAAAAGGTCGGCGACGCGGCACGGGAGGTCCTTTCCCTGCGCCGGGCAACAAAACAAGATAAACTCCCAGGTACTATAGTATAG